The Quercus robur chromosome 7, dhQueRobu3.1, whole genome shotgun sequence genome has a segment encoding these proteins:
- the LOC126691804 gene encoding TMV resistance protein N-like: MAPPIHQGGSFSSSTHRWDHDVFLSFRGEDTRNGFTGYLYSALCDNGFKTFIDDNLQRGEQISEELLKAIKSSRSSIIIFSQNYAFSAWCLDELVEILNCKQNGQLVLPVFYKVDPSEIRKQKGNFEAALAQQENKFKNNIEKVQRWRAALNEAASLSGWHYENGNPEYKFIEHIIGHMYTKLSGRQLFVAKYPVGVNSRAMAIESLLDIKVNDVRMVGILGLGGIGKTTIAKAVYNGIVEHFEGSCFLESVREKSGTNDGIIKLQEKLLSSILRGKHLEVESVAHGTNMIRERLQSKRVLLILDDVDKSNQIENLFGNFDCFVSRSRVLITTRDAHFLSTLGKDCTIYEVKELDKQEALELFTRHAFQGNKLEEDYFELANQVLQYAKGLPLALTIIGSDLYGKTTSEWKSAVQQYRKIPKGDIHKILKVSYDGLEETEKDIFLDIACFFKGRDEDNVINILDACNLYPTSGIPNLVNKCLITIDSDDILGMHDLVQQMGREIVRQKSPKNLKERCRLWHYEDALEVLTGSKGSNKIRGIMLHSRDSITVQLHAKAFKKMENLQFLMVSNVLISEELKSLPNGLKVLEWEPYPFSLPSNFCPQKLVVLKMSHSCIRLEKLFKQGFLFNNLTSINLSKCLSIRILPDLCAPNLQSLDLSCCENLIEIHEAIGSLDKLKRWNLEGCKKLPTLCSSLRLKSLTFFYLRSCVSLEKLPGLCAPNLRVLDLNYCENLIEVHEAIGSPNMRIDLVDCKKLQILPSTLRLGSLSLDGCVSLKKFPNIHPETNLGNLSFGNINIREWPSSLGCLISGLGKFTNLEVLVVRGSDGNIIESHILTKPDSFPSLTDLRMGGSNIVTIPRSIIEFTTLRDLTMNSCKNLREIPRLPESIRVVNAFDCTSLDLPSSWRILSQFQEIFMDPSFTGYSYLLLPRIEIPKWFKLNHQIVGNSISFVVGREFQKLIVCFAFRSAEEEEIVEGTFSVVSANGFSQKDLLCRDLIGEVSEHLFLCPVDLWGWNKSNPSEQNHVTITVEMKYRDIVSSYSDDPKITWLGVHVDCICCGCGSSSVSNDIDHQSFPSDVGLQRDTNLLMFHPGLGSSDVLDDLGSSSRAWICDNTELQPLPAFSTSYGSDLDHGVLNSGGVSGPLIGPNSGLAGSYLGFEGYESTFPDEVHNLDSSSIAYPFARIGYLDSNASIDGCSPLVLDDIEHHSLPSDVLPVDTTNGSELGLGWQDLGFSDGFDLGSSSVAHAFDNNDSDFNQLPPSKKARTS, encoded by the exons ATGGCTCCCCCAATCCATCAAGGAGgctccttttcttcttccactCACCGATGGGACCACGATGTCTTCTTGAGCTTTAGAGGTGAAGATACTCGCAATGGTTTTACTGGCTATTTATATAGTGCTTTGTGTGACAACGGTTTCAAGACCTTCATTGATGATAACCTCCAAAGAGGAGAACAAATTTCAGAGGAACTTCTCAAAGCTATTAAATCGTCAAGGAGTTCAATTATTATATTCTCTCAAAACTACGCATTTTCGGCTTGGTGCTTGGATGAACTTGTCGAGATTCTTAATTGCAAGCAAAATGGACAATTGGTTCTACCTGTTTTTTACAAAGTGGATCCATCTGAAATACGTAAACAAAAAGGTAATTTTGAAGCTGCACTAGctcaacaagaaaacaaattcaagAATAACATAGAGAAGGTGCAAAGGTGGAGGGCAGCTCTAAATGAAGCGGCTAGTTTATCTGGATGGCATTATGAGAATGG CAACCCTGAATATAAATTCATCGAACATATTATTGGACATATGTATACCAAATTAAGTGGCAGACAGTTATTTGTTGCTAAATACCCTGTTGGAGTAAATTCCCGAGCCATGGCCATAGAATCGCTTTTAGATATTAAGGTAAATGATGTTCGGATGGTAGGGATTCTTGGTCTTGGGGGAATAGGTAAGACAACTATTGCAAAAGCTGTTTATAACGGAATTGTTGAGCATTTTGAAGGAAGTTGTTTTCTAGAGAGTGTTAGAGAAAAGTCTGGAACAAATGATGGCATAATCAAATTACAAGAGAAACTCCTTTCTAGTATCTTAAGGGGCAAACATTTGGAGGTGGAGAGTGTAGCCCATGGAACCAATATGATAAGGGAAAGGCTTCAAAGTAAAAGGGTTCTTTtaattcttgatgatgtggataaatcaaatcaaattgaaaatttgtttggaaattttgattgttttgtttcaagAAGTAGAGTCCTTATAACAACAAGAGATGCACACTTCCTATCTACTCTTGGAAAAGATTGTACAATTTATGAGGTGAAGGAATTGGACAAACAAGAAGCTCTTGAACTTTTTACTCGACATGCCTTTCAAGGAAATAAACTTGAGGAAGATTATTTTGAACTTGCAAACCAAGTCCTCCAATATGCCAAAGGCCTGCCATTAGCTTTAACAATAATAGGTTCTgatttgtatggaaaaacaaCATCTGAATGGAAAAGTGCAGTACAGCAATATAGAAAAATTCCTAAAGGAGATATTCATAAAATACTTAAAGTAAGTTATGATGGATTGGAAGAAACAGAAAAGGATATTTTCCTcgatattgcatgtttcttcaAGGGAAGGGACGAGGAtaatgttataaatatattagaTGCTTGCAATTTATATCCAACATCTGGTATTCCAAACCTTGTTAATAAATGTCTCATAACTATTGATTCCGATGACATATTGGGGATGCATGACTTGGTACAACAAATGGGTAGGGAAATTGTTCGgcaaaaatcaccaaaaaatcTGAAAGAACGTTGTAGGTTATGGCATTATGAGGATGCTCTTGAAGTACTTACTGGAAGTAAG GGATCAAACAAAATTCGAGGTATAATGTTGCATTCGCGTGATTCAATAACAGTGCAACTACATGCTAAAGCTTTCAAAAAGATGGAAAATCTCCAATTTCTTATGGTTAGTAATGTACTCATTTCTGAAGAACTCAAAAGTCTCCCCAATGGATTAAAGGTACTTGAATGGGAACCATATCCTTTTTCCTTGCCATCCAATTTTTGTCCTCAAAAACTTGTTGTACTCAAGATGTCGCATAGTTGCATTAGATTGGAGAAGCTATTCAAGCAG GGGTTCCTTTTCAACAATTTGACAAGTATCAATTTGAGCAAGTGTTTATCCATTAGAATATTACCTGACTTGTGTGCCCCAAACTTACAGTCATTGGACCTTAgttgttgtgaaaatttaatTGAGATTCATGAGGCCATTGGATCTCTTGATAAGCTTAAACGTTGGAATCTCGAGGGATGCAAAAAACTTCCAACTCTTTGTAGCAGCCTTAGATTGAAAtctcttacatttttttatctacGTAGTTGCGTAAGTCTGGAAAAATTACCTGGTTTGTGCGCCCCGAACTTACGAGTATTGGACcttaattattgtgaaaatttaattGAGGTTCATGAGGCCATTGGATCTCCTAATATGCGTATTGATCTCGTGGATTGCAAAAAACTCCAAATTCTGCCCAGCACCCTTAGGTTGGGATCTCTTTCTCTAGATGGCTGTGTAAGCCTTAAGAAGTTTCCCAATATTCATCCAGAAACAAACTTGGGAAATTTATCTTTTGGCAATATTAATATTAGAGAATGGCCTTCATCACTGGGGTGTCTCATTAGTGGGCTTGGTAAGTTTACGAACTTGGAAGTGCTAGTTGTCCGTGGCAGTGATGGAAATATAATTGAATCACATATTTTGACGAAGCCCGATTCCTTCCCCTCATTGACAGATTTACGTATGGGCGGCTCTAATATTGTTACAATCCCGAGAAGCATTATTGAATTTACTACATTAAGGGATCTTACCATGAATAGTTGCAAGAACCTTCGAGAAATTCCAAGACTTCCAGAGTCTATAAGGGTAGTGAACGCATTTGACTGCACGTCGTTGGATCTACCATCATCGTGGAGAATATTGAGTCAG TTTCAAGAAATATTCATGGATCCCTCGTTTACTGGGTATTCATATCTTTTACTACCAAGAATTGAGATTCCGAAGTGGTTCAAATTGAACCATCAGATTGTTGGAAATTCTATATCATTCGTGGTTGGCCgtgaatttcaaaaattaattgtttgttttgcttttcgATCGGCAGAGGAGGAGGAAATTGTGGAAGGAACTTTTTCTGTTGTTTCCGCCAATGGTTTTTCACAAAAAGACTTATTATGTCGAGACTTAATAGGGGAAGTTTCTGAGCATCTCTTCTTATGTCCTGTAGATCTTTGGGGATGGAATAAATCAAATCCATCTGAACAGAATCACGTTACGATTACAGTTGAAATGAAGTATCGTGACATAGTCTCTTCTTATTCTGATGATCCCAAAATTACATGGTTGGGAGTCCATGTAGACTGCATCTGCTGTGGTTGTGGGTCTTCCTCTGTCTCTAATGACATCGATCACCAGTCATTTCCATCTGATGTGGGGCTTCAAAGGGACACCAACTTACTCATGTTTCACCCAGGTTTGGGATCTAGTGACGTGTTGGATGATCTGGGTTCATCTTCGAGGGCCTGGATTTGTGATAACACTGAGCTACAACCTTTGCCGGCTTTCTCCACTTCTTATGGTTCAGATTTAGATCATGGGGTTTTAAACAGTGGAGGGGTTTCAGGGCCTTTGATCGGACCAAACTCAGGTTTAGCTGGGTCATATTTGGGATTTGAAGGATATGAATCAACGTTTCCTGATGAAGTGCACAATTTGGATTCATCATCAATTGCCTATCCCTTTGCAAGGATTGGATATCTCGACTCAAATGCTAGTATAGATGGTTGCTCTCCCCTAGTCCTTGATGACATTGAGCACCATTCTTTGCCATCTGATGTGCTTCCAGTAGATACCACAAATGGGTCCGAATTAGGCTTGGGTTGGCAAGATTTGGGATTTAGTGATGGGTTTGATCTGGGTTCCTCTTCAGTGGCCCATGCATTTGACAACAATGATTCCGACTTCAATCAGTTACCACCATCAAAGAAGGCAAGAACATCTTGA